Genomic segment of Mytilus edulis chromosome 12, xbMytEdul2.2, whole genome shotgun sequence:
AATTCCTGGTTGATCTATATACCTACAAAATCCACTAAAACTaagtactgtgaattcattattattcgttggataccaattttcatggatttcgtgggtacatggaaaccacgaatttaaatgttcaacgaattgcaaATCTGCTGTATAATTATatgcaatattttgaaaaaccacgaaatcaaatatccacgaattcATATGCAAGTCTTCGTCAATCCACgaaaaaattggtacccacgaaaataaataaatccacagaaTCCCTAAATTGAATTCCAATTACACATATCTTTATACCTGTACATCAATAGGGAAATGTGCCAGTTCTAAGTTTTCCTTGAAGAATCCTTTGAATCTCCACAGCCAGACAACCAATGGTGCTCCATATCCAGGTGCATTATGGACTACTTTGTAACAGTGCTTATCAATAATAAAGCCACCATCCAGATTCAGCACTATCAAATTAGGAACCCACATTGTGTGTGGATCAAACACCTAAAGTCAAATAATAATAGATTATTTAGTCTTTCAATTTCTTAATCACCACATTGTGTGGCAGGCTCAataatattttatgtcaaataataataaatcaatttGAGACTCAAAACCCTTTTTTAAGTCCAataataaattcatattttagTCCTTCAAATTTATGGACACAACATTGTTAAATAGTGGCTCAAAATCCTTTCAagtcaaataataataaattgatatttttattccTTCTTTTTCTTGAACACCACATTCTTTTTGGCTCAAACCTTTTCAgtcaaataatgataataaattgatattaattAGTCCTTCAACTGTTGGACACAATCACACCACATTGTTTGTGGATTAGAAAATCTTTGAAAATCAagtcaaataataataaattaatattttagcctcaattaaaaatttaaactttcaaaatatttgttatgCTTAGAAACTGATTAGGAAACACTATTGTATGGCAAATTACTTGTTTAAATTAAGACTAGCCTGGTGCAGCCAAATATTTCATTAGTCATATTTCAGTTATCTTTAATGCATTTGAAAgatcttttaaaaagaaagaaagtacATTTTATTTCATGGAGATTGGATGTATAGTTTTTGAGGTACGACATTTTGAATGTGTtgaatatgttatatttttagaccGTTTCTATGATAACTTTAATACAGTAATATGGCACCGAAAACAGTTAAAAAAGCAAAaatcaaataatgaaaataacagaACTTTTTAATGCCTCAACCTTttgatgtaaaattttaaatacatataaagaAATATAAGAACCTTAAATGAGTATAagaattgaattttttttgtgttggaaattgaaaaaaaatccatagttaCCATGGTAacgaaacagaaaaaaatgaaaataactgctTTGAGGGCTTTTTACTTGCAATAGTATCTACATAAGTCAGCTTTTTTATAGGAATTGTTAGTTTATTGATAAAACAAGTTGAGGGGTTCaatttctgctgttgttttctgatatttgattataaaattttcagttaccatggcaacagaaAGCATTATTTCGTATTTTTCGTGAAAATTTCTTCTCAaatgataaaaattcaaaaatgttgaAACTTTTCTGTAACTACAAAAGATAAGGTTTATTTTTATGACAATTTTAGAGTTAAAAATGCttacaaaatataataatatatgtatttttgtttccatagcaacagtATAAAttctgaaattgtaaaaaaaaataaaaaaatatcaagttgTTGTTACGACCAAATCTTCATACATCTTTAATGAATCTGAACAGCTTGAATATAAGAAAAACTGACTGAGTGACATTTATTGATACAATTATTGTAGTATTGAgtttacttattgttgaaggctgtatcaGTATGCGGATAAATATCGGTCACTGACTCTGGTAGAtggtggatggttgtctcatttgcTAATATATATcatccttaattttttttggtttataatgactttttgagtttttcttttcatttaacaTTGTTAAAGTATATTCtcaaaacacatgtacatgtagttggttagtatatatttgtttttgtgattATGCATGTACTGTCAATTGTCaccttttttcaaatattcttttCAATGCAAAACCTCCAAAAAAAAACCGCATATAAAATCAGAAAATTGAATTACcacatatttattaataattaataataaataagacCTGTAAGTAAGAAGAACTTCACAACACTATCAACAAAAAAAACCTTTCACATTTAGTTAGAACTAGAGCAGTAATTTCTATATTTGGTAGTGATTgattgcaaacattttttttccagcTTCCATGATCGAAGAGAAGAATCATTTGGTCCAATTgcattatcaaaatcaaaatgaataacagttttaataaAAGTAGTTTCCACTGCTGGTGGTGAACACCacttaaatgtacatgtatttgtattagaTCGTTCCATAAAATTAACAGTAGCAGTTTCTTCTGATAAAATGTCTTCAACCTGACCTATATACCAATCTGAAAGACCTGCGACAGCAATCCACTGATTTACTTTAAAATCTTTATAATTACTAATAAAAGTCGTATTTGTATTGATTTTTACATCATGGCTTCTCTTatgttttttaacatgtttaaccgctGAAGTTACTTCCTTTTCATTTTCAAGCTTACGTTTCTTTGTTTTGTTGGAATTATGTAGACCGTTTTTGCTTAAAACTGCGCTTTGTTTTTTTACAACCCtgacattttttaaattgtccTTTTCCGACTTTAATAATTCATTTCTTTCTGTTAATGGTCTTAAATGTTCTTCTTTCCTAGGGACATCTAAGTCAATTTCTACACCAATATGTATATTAGAagaatatttttgaataattttgataagattgttttttaacatttctaCACTAAATGCCTTTCCTTCAGATGAAAATTTGTAAAACACATTATTTCCTTCAAAActtaaaacacatttataataCTTTAACTGAAATTTTAAAGCAACTAATTTCATATGAgaagttttaaattttgatagaagTTTCTTTACATCCGCTTCAGTTTTGCATTGTCCATATCTTAATATGTTATCTATTATCTTTTgtttctctgcaatttttttcattttctttcttttgatttcatCGGCTCTTATTTGTAACatttcaatccttttttttttaatatctttggaTCTTTGTCGCCACTTTTCTATAAATTTTGGCAACAATTTAGATACCTTTTGCATAATATCAGCCTCATTACATTGCGTGTCAAGCCAATCAGAagttttattattaacatataaAACCATTCCTTCAATATGAGCCGTGGTTGCATTAGGTTTGAATCTTTTAATTCTGTCTAACTGACCAAAATTTGATTCATTTGATTGGTTTGTTTTAGGAACAGATTGACTAATCAGCATCAAATCCTCATTGGGATCAGAATGCTTCCCTCCAGTTAAGTGATCGACTAACTGCCTTTTAATAACGCTTAAAATACTGGCCAATATAAGTTCTAAAGCCTGTGTTGTTAAAACATCCAATTCTTCATTATTTTCTTCCACAGCATGTAAAGCAAAGAAACCAAACAAATCTTTTTCGGGAGGGtaattttcaaacatttgatAATTTTCATCAAACATCGGAGAAGAATCTTGTACTAAATTTGAAATACTATCATGTAACTTTTGGTAATATTGTGACATGTCAGTTATAGATACATCATTACAATCAAGAAGTTTCCATAGTGGACGATTGATATGGACATCAACTAAACCAAGAGCTCTAACACCAGCAAGGGCAATTTTGGATTCAATGTCAGCATTCACAGATAGTAACAGATTGTTACCTGTACCatacatttcaataaaatcttGGATATGTGTCAAATGACCATATACTGCtcttgcattttgaaataaaatgttaaaccTATTCCCACGGAAAGGTACAAGATAATTTTTTAAaccattttcaaataaatagGCATTAAATTGTTGTGGCCTTAACCGGCAGTTTCACAACCATGTATTTGCAATAAGTTACAACACGAGCGTATTAATCTTTGCGCAGCAGACTCACTCCTTGTACCCAATTACTAAATTGTGACAAAGTTTTCATACCAATTTTTTCTGCTGTActaatttcttcaaattttttcaaCGATTTGTTAGAATAATCAGCAAAATTTGTTAGTAAATGTAAACCACAATAAAAATCATGAATATCTATAATTGATTGCTGACATTCTTCATTTAAAGTTTCCCAGTTTTCTAAAGCTTTGGGTAATAATGATTTACGCCATTCTTCAAATAGCTTAACATACGGTTTGTTTGTTGGACCTCTATCGCTCATAGTATTATGAATAGTTTTTACCATTTTGCTAATGACTTTTGTTAATATTTCAGGATTTTTTTCATTAgtcaatgatacataaatttcaCCTAATTCGTTAAACAATGCTTTTGTTGCATTTAATTGTGTTGCACTGTTTTCTGTTGCTAAGTCCATCAAACTTGCTGAATATGTTTTTTCTGAAGTTGTTatgtcaaaagtaaaaaaatgttcCCCCCACTTGCTTGTGCCATCAAACTGCAAGGTGTTTGCAGAGTCCTTGCTTAAAATAGTATCTGCCAATTGAAATTTTGCCATCAAATTAGCTTGCAGAGCCATTCTTTTAGCAAATGTAACTTCTGGCATATCATTCAGTTCTTGACCAGTCATATTTTTTATGACTGATTTAATTACATTGCTGCACATGTTACAGCTTACACCTAATGATATTAATtccatatatgtttttttcatttcatcaCAAAACTCTCGCGACCCATCTTTTCTCGTTTTAAAAATAGGTATTTTTGTGCATTCTTCAATTATTTCCTGTAGGATGGCATTGGATTCTTGAAGTTCCTTGTTTTCATCACgcaatttagaaatattttcattctgtttattttcaaaaagttCTGGTTTTGACTTAAGATATGatattcttttttgtaaatttcttttATCCTCTTTTAAGACTAAGATTTCTTTTTCACTTTGCGTTATGCTTTCTTCCATAAAGGaagatttttctttttcatttgttaaagTTTTGTTTATTGTCTCTAATTTAGTGTCtctatttgaatttttttgttaatgttcCTAGTATTATACTTTTGAAGTTTGTTAATAAcagtttcatatttttgtttcaaGTCTGAAAGTTCTTTGTCTGatattgttttatcttttatgattttatttagtTGATCAGATAATTGCTGATTTTCCTTATATTCTTGTGTAAGTTCTTCTTCAACTTCTTCTTTTTCATGTTGAAGTTggtaatttaaattttgaatttgttgaCAGcactttattgtttttaatttctgtttcgAACACTTAGGATTTTCACAACCCTCTGCCAAGTTGTCTGTTGAGCTTGCTTTATTAGTAACCATTTTTGGGTATGTATATGTTTCATTCAAAAACTGTTCCGAAAAGCTATAGCCCTTTCTAGTCATATCTAAACGATTCTTTAATAAAGATTTAACGGAGTAACGCATGGCATGTTCTGAAAAAGTTTCGCTTTTAAGCCCCACTATATGATGAACCCACTTTGTTAATCCTGTGAAAGTGTAATTATTTGAGCTACGAAACTTTTCAAGTTCATATACAACACCATTCGTGACTTGACCGCAaacaaaattatacaaattatttgaaaaaattctgaattttgagcaaTGAATTCCTATGTCGGTTGAATCTTCTGACAACAATAGAACTTCTCTTAAAACTTTTTCTTTTAATTCTTCTGTATTTGCTTTATCAAACTTGTTTTCTATCTTCCTTATCAAATCACTTATTTTACTTGGTATCTTTACTCTTGAGTTTACTTTCTTAAGAAGACTCGGTAACTtttcttgtatattttgttgttcGTACCGAAGAATATCTCGTAACTGAATCACGAACGCATAATTTatgtctgaaaaataaaaaaaagtaacctacatttttgtgaaaaaaaatcccCTACCCCTCTTGCTAGGatattaaattatctttaaatttcatttttctatttttttattttaaatatcttatcagGAAAGCATTATACTTAtctgaaaaacaatgaaaaggaacctacatttattgaaaaaaaatgcatcCCCCTCTATTgccttttatttcattattatataaaaattagatcactttttttcttgaatttatgCTACAGTGTGGGAAGGTTTTTTTTTCGAATAATTAATCAAGTTTCATTACAAATATCTAGTTTATTTGATGTTAGGaaactatatttattttatataagttCTTCATAAGAGGATTGCGTAAAATCGAAAGTGAAACTTAATTTCCGTATTGTTTATCAATAGTTCACGTAGTTCATTCATGTTACCGTTAGCCGTAAGTTCTTTATTTTAGCAAAGAAACATTTATCCGTATATTACTGTGCTAAATTACCTATGTTTTCACGTTTACACGCGTCTTCTACTGATTTAAACACGCCATTTATTTGCGCTGCGGCTACAGAAATCGAATTCATTTTTATCTGGAACGTTATCGACTTTCAGAAAATTTTGAAGGTCGTGACCTTTTTTCAACGAAGTAAAGTCAGTATCGCTTTAGTTTCGCATCTTTTGACTAGTTACTGTTTGGAAAGAgctagttttaaattttttacacaTATAACTTTTATcaattacttttataaaattaatattgaaaattttgaacgaaattgttttttaaatttaaaattttgatacagTTATAATATCTTCAAGAAAGTTATACGAAAATAAAGCTTAAAATACGCGCTTtcattttatgttaattttaaatGTGTAAACAAACGGGCGAAGGTGGCAAATTTAGTCAGAACTCGAGATCGCTCTAAATTTACGCTGTCCAACTATCATACCGCGTATAAATATCGGAAACGTCGCCGAGTTTTAACATTCGGAGGGTAAGTGTTAATGTAcaaatgttgaataaaaaaacagatgaaaTTAATCTACAAATGATTCTCTTTCGATTGGTATAATTTTCGTAAACATATTTAAAGAGGAAAATAACTAAAATAGCGTTTTAAAATCTTAGACATTATGCAAAAATCGTGACGTCTAACTGAACGTTACACTACACATGCACCAGGCTATTAAgactttttcaaattttcatgtaAAACAGAAATACATTGAACCTACAACACCAAATTTTCCATCCAGTAATGGTTCCATCCATTTTGCTCTGACCAGTATTTCAGCCTCAAACTGCTGGGTAACTGTGTCTATGTCTGTGATCTTCATAAATGTCAATCGGAGTTCCACCACCATCTAAAAATAGATAATCTATGACCTTTGAAATCACTGAAATAGCACTTAAATCATAGTATATGTCATCTTAACATGCAGAGATCTCAAAAATTGGTCTGAAGATTTTGACCACCTAAATATTGCAAAGCTTTGCTGATTTG
This window contains:
- the LOC139499240 gene encoding uncharacterized protein, which produces MYGTGNNLLLSVNADIESKIALAGVRALGLVDVHINRPLWKLLDCNDVSITDMSQYYQKLHDSISNLVQDSSPMFDENYQMFENYPPEKDLFGFFALHAVEENNEELDVLTTQALELILASILSVIKRQLVDHLTGGKHSDPNEDLMLISQSVPKTNQSNESNFGQLDRIKRFKPNATTAHIEGMVLYVNNKTSDWLDTQCNEADIMQKVSKLLPKFIEKWRQRSKDIKKKRIEMLQIRADEIKRKKMKKIAEKQKIIDNILRYGQCKTEADVKKLLSKFKTSHMKLVALKFQLKYYKCVLSFEGNNVFYKFSSEGKAFSVEMLKNNLIKIIQKYSSNIHIGVEIDLDVPRKEEHLRPLTERNELLKSEKDNLKNVRVVKKQSAVLSKNGLHNSNKTKKRKLENEKEVTSAVKHVKKHKRSHDVKINTNTTFISNYKDFKVNQWIAVAGLSDWYIGQVEDILSEETATVNFMERSNTNTCTFKWCSPPAVETTFIKTVIHFDFDNAIGPNDSSLRSWKLEKKCLQSITTKYRNYCSSSN